CAGCAATCACCACCATCACACCTGGCCAGAACAGCCATGGAGCGTTGGCGATGGAGTGAATGTTTTGCGCTTCTTGAAGAAGAACACCCCAGCTGACCACGGGTTGGTGCAAACCAATGCCAAGGAAAGACAGAGACGTCTCCGCTACAATCATTCCCGGAATGGCAAGCGTCACAACCGCAATGATATGGCTGATGAAACTTGGCACCATGTGGCGCACCAGAACACGAGGGACTGAACAACCGTCTAAGCGGGCCGCCTTTACAAAGTCCTCCGATTTGAGCGAGATAAATTTGCCGCGCACCACACGAGCCAGACCTGTCCATCCGATGATGGAAAGAATAACTGTGATCAGAAGGTATGTTTGCAGTGGTGGTGTATCTGGCGGAATAGCGGCTGCCAGACCGATCCAGAGCGGAATGCTTGGCAAGGACTGTAAAAACTCCACGACACGTTGTGTCATGGTATCAACCCAACCGCCGAAGTAACCTGAGGCTCCGCCGATCAACACGCCGAGCACAAGGCTGAGTGTCACACCGACAAGACCAATGGTCATAGAAACGCGGGTGCCGTGAATGGTCCGGCTCAACACATCGCGGCCAAGGCGATCAGCTCCCAGCAGAAACATGCGGTCCCGTTTTTTGACAGGTCCGAAGAGGCGACGTTCTCCTGGAATAAAGCCAAACATCTTGTAGGGTTTGCCTTTGACGAAGAAGCCAAGTTTCACCACACGGCGCGGATCTTCAACAAACGTGCGACGACCAGAGTTGTAGTCAATCTTTGAGCGATACCCCAGCACATGCGGTTGGAACACAGTGCCTTCTTTGGTCTCCAACAACCAATGGATGCTCTGTGGCGGCGCATAGGTGTTGCGCACACTAAAATCATTGGGGTCATGAGGGGCGAGGAATTCTACAAACACCGCAATCAGGTAAATCAGCAAGGTGATTATACCACCAAGCATGCCCAGTTTGTGCTTGCGGAACCGGCGCCACATCAAACGCCACTGGCCTTCATAGGCTTTGGAACTGACCGGAGTTCCGGTAATCTCAACAGCGCTCATCATAGGCCTCCACTGTTAAACTGGCGGCGAATGCGTGGGTCAAGCCAAGCCA
The sequence above is drawn from the Pseudovibrio sp. Tun.PSC04-5.I4 genome and encodes:
- a CDS encoding ABC transporter permease, with amino-acid sequence MSAVEITGTPVSSKAYEGQWRLMWRRFRKHKLGMLGGIITLLIYLIAVFVEFLAPHDPNDFSVRNTYAPPQSIHWLLETKEGTVFQPHVLGYRSKIDYNSGRRTFVEDPRRVVKLGFFVKGKPYKMFGFIPGERRLFGPVKKRDRMFLLGADRLGRDVLSRTIHGTRVSMTIGLVGVTLSLVLGVLIGGASGYFGGWVDTMTQRVVEFLQSLPSIPLWIGLAAAIPPDTPPLQTYLLITVILSIIGWTGLARVVRGKFISLKSEDFVKAARLDGCSVPRVLVRHMVPSFISHIIAVVTLAIPGMIVAETSLSFLGIGLHQPVVSWGVLLQEAQNIHSIANAPWLFWPGVMVVIAVLALNFFGDGLRDAADPYSK